The segment CCGAGGGCAAGGCGACCCGCGAGCAGCTGCTCGATTCGGAGATGAAGTCCTACCACAGCCCAGGCACCTGCACCTTCTACGGCACGGCCAACACCAACCAGATGGTGGTGGAAATCATGGGCTTGCAGTTGCCGGGTTCCTCGTTCGTCAATCCGTACACACCGCTGCGCGATGAGCTTACCCGCGAGGCCGCACGCCAGGTTACGCGCATGACCCGGCAGAGCGGCTCCTTCCTGCCGCTGTGCAAGATCATTGACGAGAAGGCGATCATCAACTCGGTGGTGGCGCTCAATGCCACCGGCGGCTCCACCAACCACACGTTGCACTTGCCCGCCATTGCGCAGGCGGCCGGTATCCAGCTCACCTGGCAGGACATGGCTGACCTCTCCGAGGTGGTGCCGACGCTGGCGAAGGTCTACCCCAACGGCAAGGACGATGTGAACCACTTCCACGCCGCAGGGGGGGTGGGTTTCCTCGTGCGGACGCTGCTTGAGGCCGGCCTCCTGCATGAGGACGTCAATACCGTGGCCGGGCATGGCCTGCGTCGCTATACCCGCGAGCCCTACCTCGACGATGGCCGGCTGGCCTGGCGCGAGGGCACCTCGCAGAGCCTGGATGAAAGCATTCTGCGGCCGGCGGACCGACCGTTCTCGCCCGAGGGTGGCCTGCGGGTGATGGTCGGCAATCTTGGCCGCGGTGTCACCAAGGTGTCGGCCGTGGCGCCTGAGCATCAGATCGTCGAAGCGCCGGCGCGGGTGTTCCAGGACCAGGCCGAGCTGGCGGCGGCCTTCAAGGCCGGCGAACTGGAACGCGATTTCGTCGCGGTGGTGCGTTTCCAGGGCCCAAGGGCCAACGGCATGCCGGAACTGCACAAACTCACGCCTTTCCTCGGAGTGCTGCAGGATCGCGGCTTCAAGGTCGCTCTGGTGACCGACGGGCGTATGTCGGGGGCTTCCGGCAAGGTGCCGGCCGCCATTCACGTGTGCCCCGAGGCGATAGACGGTGGCTCACTGGCCAAGGTGCGCGACGGCGACCTGGTGCGCGTCGACGGGGTGAAGGGCACCCTCGACGTGCTGCTCGATGCCTCCGAGTGGGCCGTCCGTGAGGCCGCGCCGGCGCCCGAGGACAAGGGCATTGGTTGCGGTCGCGAGCTGTTCGCCTTCATGCGCGGTGCCTTCAGCACCGCGGAGCGCGGTGCCAGCGCCTTCACCTCCAGCCTGGAGACGCTGAAGTGAAGCTTGGTCTGGTTGGCGACATTGGCGGCACCAATGCCCGGTTCGCGCTGTGGCGCGAGCAGCGGCTCGAAGCGGTACGGGTGCTGGCAACGGCGGATTTCGCCACGCCGCAACAGGCGATCCGTGCCTATCTGGAGGACCTTGGCCAGACGCTTGCCGAGGTCGACGCAGTCTGCCTGGCCTGTGCCGGCCCGGTGCGCGGCGACGAGTTCCGCTTCACCAACAACCACTGGCGGCTGAACCGACCGGATTTCTGTCGTGAGCTCGGCCTCAGCGAACTGCTGCTGATCAACGATTTCTATGCCATGGCACTGGGCATGACTCGGGTACGTCCCGAGGAGCTGACCGAGGTCTGCCCCGGCAGTGCCGATCCCGAGCGCCCCCGGCTGGTGATCGGGCCAGGCACCGGGCTCGGCGTCGGTACCCTGCTGCCACTCGGCGACGGTCTCTGGCGCGCCTTGCCGGGCGAGGGCGGGCATGTCGACCTGCCGATCGGCAGCTTGCGCGAGGCCGAACTCTGGCAGCACCTGCATCGCCAGCAGGGGCATGTCAGTGCGGAGAACATTCTCAGCGGCAGCGGCCTGCTCACGCTTTATCGCGCCAGTTGTGCCCTCGACGGGCGCGAAGCGGTGCTGGCCTCGCCTGCCGAGGTCACCGAGGCCGCGCTGGCCGGCGAGCCCTATGCCCGACAGGTGCTCGAACAGTTCTGCTGCTTCCTCGGCCGCGTCGCCGGCAACAACGTGCTGACGCTGGGCGCGCGAGGCGGGGTCTACATCGCCGGGGGTATGGTGCCGCGCTTCGCGGACTTCTTCCTGGCCAGCGGCTTTGCCCGCTGCCTGCGCGACAAGGGCCTGATGAGCCGCTATTTCGACGACATCCCGGTGTGGCTGGTGCGTGCCGAATATCCCGGGTTGCTGGGTGCCGGCGAAGCACTGCAGCAGGCGATGGAAGGGCGCCAGGCCGGCCTCGCCTGAGTGGGACGCAAGCAACGGGCGGTGGCGGTTCGCCGGCCCGGGGCGGCGCGCTAAGCTACGCGTGTTGTTCATAACAAGAAGGTATGGACGTGAGCCAACCCGTAAAATCCATTCTGCTGGTCGACGACGACCAGGAGATCCGCGAGCTGCTGCAAACCTACCTGAGCCGCGCCGGTTTCCAGGTGCGTACCGTGGGCGATGGCGCCGGCTTTCGCCTGGCACTTCAGGAGCAGCCCGCCGACCTGGTGATCCTCGATGTGATGCTCCCCGACGAAGACGGCTTCAGCCTCTGCCGCTGGGTGCGCGAACATCAGCGTCTGGCGCAGATGCCGGTGATCATGCTGACCGCAAGCTCCGACGAGGCCGACCGGGTGATCGGCCTGGAGCTGGGCGCCGACGACTACCTCGGCAAGCCGTTCAGCCC is part of the Stutzerimonas balearica DSM 6083 genome and harbors:
- the edd gene encoding phosphogluconate dehydratase — encoded protein: MHPRVLEVTERLVERSRPTRERYLAMMGAAASEGPQRGRLQCANFAHGVAGCASTTDKQRLRLMDEANVAIVSAYNDMLSAHQPYEHFPEIIKQALRDIGSVGQFAGGVPAMCDGVTQGEAGMEMSLASREVIAMATAIALSHNMFDAALCLGICDKIVPGLLIGALRFGFLPTVFVPGGPMPSGIPNKEKAEVRQLFAEGKATREQLLDSEMKSYHSPGTCTFYGTANTNQMVVEIMGLQLPGSSFVNPYTPLRDELTREAARQVTRMTRQSGSFLPLCKIIDEKAIINSVVALNATGGSTNHTLHLPAIAQAAGIQLTWQDMADLSEVVPTLAKVYPNGKDDVNHFHAAGGVGFLVRTLLEAGLLHEDVNTVAGHGLRRYTREPYLDDGRLAWREGTSQSLDESILRPADRPFSPEGGLRVMVGNLGRGVTKVSAVAPEHQIVEAPARVFQDQAELAAAFKAGELERDFVAVVRFQGPRANGMPELHKLTPFLGVLQDRGFKVALVTDGRMSGASGKVPAAIHVCPEAIDGGSLAKVRDGDLVRVDGVKGTLDVLLDASEWAVREAAPAPEDKGIGCGRELFAFMRGAFSTAERGASAFTSSLETLK
- a CDS encoding glucokinase: MKLGLVGDIGGTNARFALWREQRLEAVRVLATADFATPQQAIRAYLEDLGQTLAEVDAVCLACAGPVRGDEFRFTNNHWRLNRPDFCRELGLSELLLINDFYAMALGMTRVRPEELTEVCPGSADPERPRLVIGPGTGLGVGTLLPLGDGLWRALPGEGGHVDLPIGSLREAELWQHLHRQQGHVSAENILSGSGLLTLYRASCALDGREAVLASPAEVTEAALAGEPYARQVLEQFCCFLGRVAGNNVLTLGARGGVYIAGGMVPRFADFFLASGFARCLRDKGLMSRYFDDIPVWLVRAEYPGLLGAGEALQQAMEGRQAGLA